Proteins found in one Serratia plymuthica genomic segment:
- the glpE gene encoding thiosulfate sulfurtransferase GlpE: MEQFEAINVEQAYARWKEGSAALVDIRDPQSFEAGHTPGAFHLTNASLQAFMQHNDFDRPVMVMCYHGNSSRSAAQYLLNQGFDAVYSIDGGFEAWARQYPQDVETSA, from the coding sequence ATGGAACAGTTTGAAGCGATCAACGTTGAACAGGCCTATGCGCGCTGGAAAGAAGGCAGTGCCGCTCTGGTCGACATCCGCGATCCGCAGAGTTTTGAAGCCGGGCACACGCCGGGCGCATTTCACCTCACCAACGCCAGCCTGCAAGCATTCATGCAGCACAACGATTTTGACCGGCCGGTGATGGTGATGTGCTACCACGGCAACAGCAGCCGCAGTGCAGCACAATACCTGCTGAATCAGGGGTTTGATGCGGTGTACAGCATTGATGGCGGCTTTGAAGCCTGGGCACGTCAGTACCCGCAGGACGTTGAAACTTCAGCGTAA